The Haloarcula sp. CBA1127 genomic interval TCGCGGCCGCTCGGGAGGCCGTTCCCGGACTTCTTGACGCCGCCGAAGGGCAGGTGGACCTCTGCGCCGATACACGGGAGGTTCCCGTAGGCGAGGCCGATTTCAGCCTCGTCGCGGAACTGGTTGATCTGACGGTAGTCCTCGGAGATGATGGCCCCGGCGAGGCCGTAGTCGACGCTGTTGTGCATCTCCAGCGCCTCGTCGAAGTCACCCGAGTACTCAAGCAGCGCGACGTGGGGACCGAACACTTCCTCGTTGATACAACGCAGGTCCTCGTCGTAGTCGATCTCGTAGACGAACGGGCCGACCCAGTGGCCCTCCTCGTGGCCATCGGGAATTTCCTCGGCACCGAGGTCGGCGCGGTCGACGAGCACGTTCGCGCCCTCCTCGCGGGCGAGGTCGTTGTAGCGCTTGAACTTCTCGACCTGATCCTCCTCGATGAGCGGCCCCATGAAGGTGTCTTCCTCCAGCGGGTCGCCGACGGCGATGTCCTCGGCGATGTCGACGAACCGTTCCTTGAACTCGTCGTAGAGGTCCTCGTGGACGATGAGGCGCTCCGAGGAGACACAGCGCTGGCCGGTCGTCTTGAAGCTAGACATCACTGCCGAGTGAACGGCGATGTCGAGGTCGGCTTCCTCTGTGACGATGACAGCGTTCTTCCCACCCATCTCGCAGGCGGCGATCTTCCCGGGCTCGCCACCGACCTTGGAGGCGATCTTGTGGCCGACTTCGGCGCTCCCGGTAAAGAGGACCGTCTCGACGCGGTCGTCCTCGACGATGGCGTTGCCGGCGTCGCCGTAGCCCTGCACGAGGTTGAAGACGCCGTCCGGGATGCCCGAGTCCTCGAACATCTCCGCGATGATGTGGGCACACCACGGGGTCTGCTCGGCGGGCTTCCAGACGACCGTGTTGCCCTCGACCAGCGTCACTGCGAGGTGCCAGAACGGGATCGCGACCGGGAAGTTCCACGGGGTGATACAGCCGACGACGCCCTTCGGCTTGCGCCGCATATAGGCGTCCTTGCTGGCGATTTCCGACGGTACCACGTCGCCGTGGGGGTGGCGAGCGTTGCCGGCGGCCCATTCGACCATATGCCAGGACTCGGTGACGTCGGCCAGCCCTTCGCTGATCTCCTTGCCACACTCCATGGTGACGATTTCGCCGAGTTCCTCGTGGCGGTCACGCAGCTCGTGGTAGATGTCCCAGAGGTATTCCGCGCGGTCGATGTGTGAGAGCGAGCGCCACTCGTCGTAGGCGTCCTCTGCTGCGGCCAGTGCGCGGTCGACATCGGCTTCTGTTCCGCGGTGGAACGAAGCGAGCGCCTCGCCGGTGGCCGGATTCTGGCTTGTGAACGTTTCGTCGCCGGTGCCTGTCGTCCATTCACCGTCGATGTAGTGTCGTCGTGAGTCGTCTGTACTCATGGTAGGTACTGTACGCGTCCCCCACCAATATGTTCCACCGTCCATGGTCAGGGGGCCGGCAATAACCTGATATATCATCTACAATCCGGCATTATCTCCCATGGTCGGTGTTCCCCTTATGAACCGCACCTTTATTTGCGTCCATATCGTGACTGTCTTTAGCACCCCTTCATACGGAGGGCGCTCAGTATGAGTAACGCACAATCACAACACGGGGGACTCCAGCTTACCCTGAGCATCTGGCATCCTGACTGCTGGACGCTCGAAGTCACCGACAAGACCGCGGCTGGCCTGTTGGCTCACGGCGTGTACAACACACAGAACGGTAGCGTGAAGGGTCTGTTCACCGCGTACGCCGACAGTATTAGCGACGTTGAGGCGCTCATCGACGCGACCCGTGATTCGTCGCTGACCGACTCCGTACTGGAGTTGCGCGAGCGCCACGGCGCGACTGGCACGGGCTCGTCGCCGGGGAACACGACCCGCGAGCTGTTCGTCGAGTACGACCCGGACAACACTATCAGCGACAGCCTTCTCTCGCGGGGGTTCATCCACAACGACCCGGTTCGCGTCCGTCACGGTCGCGAACACTGGCCGGTGTTTTTCCCGGACTCCCGCGACGAGGCCGAGTCGCTCCTCGACGAGATCCGCGAGGAACAGTCGGCCGATATCGAAGTGACTCGAATCACGTCTGCCGGCGGCGGCAATCCGAAGCAACTCCGACGGATGGACCGTCTCTCGGACAGTCAGCGCGAGGCGTTCGAACTCGCCAGACAGGAGGACTACTACGCGTGGCCGCGGGGTATCTCGACGCGCGAACTCGCGTCGAAACTCGGCGTTTCGAAGACGACGCTGCTCGAACACCTCCGGAAAGCAGAAGCGAAACTGCTCGACCCGGACCAGTAAGTTAGCTCAGCACGGCCCGGACAGCGAACAGCGCGTTCTCCTTGCGCTCGCGGACGCGCCGATAGAAGTAGGAGAACCACTTGTCGCCGTAGGGGATGTACTGCCACATCGGGACGCCTTCGGCGGCGAGGTCGCGCTGTTCGTCGTCGCGGACCCCCATCAGCATCTGCACTTCGTAGTCGGTGCCGTACTCGTCGTGGAGGTCCTTCGCGTAGTCTATCATCGCCGGGTCGTGGCTACCGACGCCGATGCCGCCCTCGAACTCCTCGAACATCAGTTCGAGACAGTCCCGATAGGCGTCGTTGACGCGCTCTTTCTTCTTGTAGGAGACCTTTTTTGGCTCGGAGTAGGCTCCCTTGACCAGTCGGACCTTCCCGGGAAGGGGCGCGAGCCGTTCGAGGTCCTCGGGCGTCCGCTTGAGGTTCGCCTGCGTACAGACGCCGACGCCGCCCTCGTGTTCCGTGACGAGCCGCTCGTACGCGTCGAGGGTCACGTCGGTCGTGGTGTAGTCTTCCATATCGACCCAAACGAAGACATCGTGGTCGTCACCCGCCGCAACGATGCGTTCGAGGTTCTCGACGAACACGTCGTCGCCAACGTCGAGGCCAATCTGCGAGGGCTTGACCGAGATAGCGCAGTCGAGGCCGCTCCTGTCGATTTCTTTGACTAACTCGATGTACTGGTCTGCGTCCTCGTCGGCGGGCCGGCGCTCGTCGTAGTGTTCGCCTAACAGATTCAGGATGCCCTTGACGCCGTCGTCGTTGAGCGAAGCGACGTGGTCGAGCGCCCCCGGGGCTGTCTCCCCGGCGACGAAGTTGTTCGCTATCGGCGGAATCATTATCGAAACTACGCCACTATATGGGCCTAAACGCACCCCCTACCAAAAAAATCACCCTCCAAAGCCTGAAATCAAGAGAGCGTGAAACTGCCGAGCGTATCGTCGTCGTCCCGGTAAAACGTGTGCTCGCCCGTGATATGCGCTGTGCCCGAAACGACCGGGTTAGTCACGGTGACACCGTCGTCGACGTTCGTATCGCTGATGTATCCCTCGAACGTCGACCCCACCGGGCCGGTCACTTCGACACGCTCGCCGATGGCGAGGTCGCCGTCGACGTGATGGAGCGTCAACCGCGCACACGTGCCTGTTCCGCAGGGGGAGCGGTCGACGGAGCCGTCGGCGAACACCACACAGCTCCGGTCACCGTCGTCGCTGGCGGTGAGTTCGACTGCAGAGACGGTCGCCCGCGCTCCGGTGACCGGGTCCTCGGGTGCGGCGTCGTTGGCTGCTCGGCGGAGTGCCAGTGCTGGCTCGATACACTGCGTGGCATCGTCGCCGTCGAGCGTGACGCCTATGCTGTCAGCGTCGACGACGGCGAAATAGTTCCCGGCATAGACGATACGAGCCTCGACCGGGACGCCATCCTGCTCGACAGTAAGCGTCTCACAGACGTAACTGTCGACGTTTTCGAATGCAACGCGACGGACGACGCCGTCAGCTATCTCGACCGTCACGTCGACCAGCCCGGCGGGAGTTTCGACGGTCAGTTCGGGCGACTCGGGAAGTTCGCCCCGTTCGACGAGTGCGGTCACGACGCCGATGAGGCCGTGGCCGCACATATCCAGATAGCCATCAGTGTCCATGAAGAACACCCCGAGGTCGGCCCGGTCGGTTGGCACCGGGACCGCTCCGAACATATCCGCGTGTCCGCGGGGCTCCTGCATGAGGAGTTTCCGGACGCCGTCAGCCGTAGCTGCGAACCGGTCGCGTCTCTCCCGGACGGTCGCTCCGGTGAGCGTGTCGGCTTCGATACCGTCGAGGACGATGCGCGTCGGTTCCCCGCCCGTGTGCGTGTCTACCGTGGTAAACTCCGTTCGTTCCATAGCCGTAGCGATACTCTATGCGGCAAACGCGTTCCAGAAGTATTAATTGACGGCTTTCCGTATGCGGTTGAGAACGTGGTGCCTACCATGGACGGTGACAGGGTTATACAGGGACTTACGAAAAAGGATATCAGTATACCATGAACGACCATGACAAGCGCTCGATCGACAGGCGAAGCGTAATCAAAGCCGCTGCCAGTGCCGGACTCGTCGGCCTCGCCGGCTGTTCCGGCGGTGCTCCCGAGGACGGTGATGGAGGTGACGGCGACGGCGGTGACGGTGAATCGACGGACACCTCGACGGACGCCGGTTCCGAAACCTATACCATCGGGATGGTCGACAGCCTCTCCGGGTCGCTGTCCGCGTTCGGGCAGCGGAACCAGCGTGGGAAGGAGATCGCGCTCGACGACGTCAACTCGGTCGGCGTCGGTGGCGGCGAACTGGCGATCTCACAGCAGGACGACCAGAGTACGAGTCAGGGTGGGGTCAGTGCAGCCCAGACACTCGTCAATCAGGAAGAGGTCCCGCTGCTCATCGGTACTGTCGGGAGCGGCGTCAGCACGGCTATCCACGAGAGCGTCGTCCAGAACACGGACGTCGTCCAGATCAGTCAGAACAGCACCAGCCCGAACCTGACGAACTTCCCGGACCTGCTCCGGATGCCGCCGGCCGGCAAGGCTCAGGCGGAGGCAATTTCGTCGCTGCTCGACGAGGACGGCAACGAGTCCGCTGCGCTGGCCTGGATCAACAACGATTACGGACAGTCCGTCGGCGAAGCCTTCATCGAGGCCTACGACGGGGAAATCGTCTACAACGAACCCCACGACCAGGGTCAGTCTTCTTACAGCAGTACCATCTCCTCGATGTCTGACACCGACGCTGACGCGTGGGTGTTCATCACCTACCAGCCGGAGTTCGCGACGATGTCCCAGGAAGCATTCGACCTGGGCGTCACCGACCAGGCCGCCTGGTACGGCGGTGACAGTGTCAAGGGCCCGAAAGTCCTCGAAGCAGCTCCCGAGGGTAGCCTCAACGGCATGAAAGCCGTGGTTCCGAGCGTTCCGCAGGACGCCGAGAACTACCAGGCGTTCGTCTCGGAGTTCCAGGAGCGCTTCGGCGAGGAACCCACGTCGTGGTCGGCCTACGCCTACGACGCTGTGGTCGTCAGCGCGCTCGCTATCGAAGCCGCCGACGAGTTCACGGGCTCGGCGCTCATGGATGTCGTCCGGGACGTGACCCGTCCCGAGGGTGAGGAGGCGACCTCATACGAGGACGCACACGAGATTCTGGCGAACGGTGGCTCACCGTCGGACGTGGATTACACCGGCGTGAGCGGCCCCATCGACCTCGACGAGAACGGTGATCCCGTTGGGTTGCTGCAGGTGTTCGAAGTCGTGGATCACGCGTACGAATCCAGCGGCTTCATCGAGGGCTAAGGCGGCCACGACCCTTTTCCATTTTCACCAATGGCGCAGATATTACAGTACCTGGCAAACGGGCTCGTTTTCAGTAGTATCATCATCCTCGGGAGTATCGGGCTCTCGCTGGTCTACAGCATCGCCGACTTCGCGAACTTTGCACACGGCGACACGATGACGCTTGGTGCCTACGGAGCGTTCGTCGCGTTCGGTGTGTTCGGCGGTCTTGGCGGCACCGTTCTCGGTCTCCCGATCGGGTTCTTCCTGTCTCTGGCGGTCGGGATGGCGCTCGCAGCGGTCGTCGCCGTCCTCACCCATATTCTCGTGTACAAGCCCCTCGATACGGACTCGATCGGGCTGCTCATCACGAGCATCGGCGTGGCGTTCGTCTACCGCGCGGTGCTACAGGCGACCTTCGGGACGGACTTCCTGCAGTACGACATCAGCCGCAGCGGACCGATTCCGGTGCTGCTTGACACGCTCGATGTCGCAGTGACACAGCGAGACGTGGCGATTATCGTCAGCGCGGCAGTCCTTGTTATCGGCCTGCATCTCCTGCTCCAGCGGACGACGCTGGGCCGGAAGATGCGCGCGACGGCTGACAATCCCGACCTCGCACGCGTGAGCGGTATCCGAACCGACCGCGTCATTCTCGTCATGTGGGTCGTCGGCAGCGCCCTGGCCGCCGCCGGCGGCGTCTTCCTCGCGCTGTACAGCCAACTCGACCCGCGAATCGGCTTCAATATCCTGCTGGTCGTGTTCGCCGCGGTCATCCTCGGCGGTATCGGTTCGGTGTACGGGGCGATGCTCGGTGGCCTACTCATCGGGATGCTCCACGAACTGACGCCGCTGCTCGGTGATGTCGGCCTTCCGGTCAGCAACGCCTACGCGCCGGCTGTCGCGTTCGTCATCATGGTCGCGGTCCTGCTTGTCAGGCCCCGCGGCATCGCAGGTGATATGACATGAGCACGCTCGATATCGGTGCGTACTCGCCCCGCGAAAAGGGCGTCGTGGGACTGCTCGGCGCGCTTGGCGCACTCCTGCTCATTGCGGTCGTCACCGGCTTCCTCGCCCCGGCGTACCTGCTGTATCTCGTCGGGCTGTCGGCGATGTACATGCTCCTCTCGATGGGGCTGAACGTCCAGTGGGGATACGGCGGCATGATCAACTTCAGCGTCGCGGCGTTCTTCGGCCTCGGTGCGTACGGGACCGCGTTGCTGACGGCGTCCGGCTCGCCGATCTCCGGCGGCGTCAGTCCCGTCATCGCACTGTTCGGCGGTCTCGCCCTCGCTGCGGTGCTCGCAGTGATTATCGGCTATCCGACGCTGAAGCTCCGCGACGACTACCTCGCAATCGCGTCGCTGGGTCTTGCAGAGGTCGTCCGTATCTTCATCCTCAACGAATCACAGTGGACGGCGGGCAGCGCCGGCCTGACCGGTATCCCGTTGTTCTTCTCCGACTGGCCCGTACTCGGCGACCTGACATATCCGTACGTCTTCTACGCGGGTGGAACGCCGGTGTTCAACATGAGCCAATCGGTCATCACCAGCTTCCTGAACGTCGTCCTCGTCACGGTGATCGTCGCGGCGGTCTACCTGTTCCTCCGGCGCATTCACCAGTCGCCGTGGGGCCGCGTCCTCCGGACGATTCGGACCGATGAGGACCTCGCGGAGACGCTGGGCAAGAACACGTTCGCATTCAAGATGCAGGCGTTCGTCATCGGGAGCCTGATCATGGCGCTTGCGGGCGTGTTCTACTCCCACCTCGTGTTGTTCGTCAGCCCGCAGGACCTCCAGCCCATCACGACGTTCTACGTCTGGGTCGCCGTTATCCTCGGCGGCACCGGCAGCGACCGCGGCGCAATGCTGGGTGGGTTCACTATCGTCGCCATCCAGCAGGGGACGCGCTTCCTGACCGACACCGGGGCGCTGCCAATCGGCGCGGCACCGCTCAGACTCATGCTGGTCGGCCTGCTCATCATCTTCATCGTCAGGCTCCGCCCGGAGGGGATTCTCCCGCCGGAGCGCGAACTCATCTGGCCCGACTCGCTGGGCGGTGGTCGCGATGAGTGAGCAGTCACTCGTCTCCGACGGCCCGATTCTCGGGAAAGACGATCCGGTGCTTCGGGCTGAAGGACTGGAGAAACGCTTCGGCGGCCTCGTGGCGACGGACGACGCGTCCATCGAGGTCGAACGCGGCACGATTACGGGCCTCATCGGCCCGAACGGAGCCGGCAAATCGACGCTGTTCAACCTCGTCTCGGGCTTCTACGAGCCTGATGCGGGCTCTGTCTCGGTCAACGGCGTCGACGTGACCGGCCAGAAGCCCCACGAAATCGCTGACCAGGGAATGATCCGGACGTTCCAGACGCCACGAAAACCGGAGGGGATGACCGTCCGGGAGGCGCTGCTGGTGGGGCCACACAACCAGACCGGGGAATCGATTATCCCGCTGTTTACCTCACCGAGTACCGTCGAACAGGAGGAACGGCGCTCGCTCGAACAGGCTCAGGAGATGCTCGAACGCTTCGAAATCGGCGACCTGGCCACCCAGCCCGCGACGGACCTCTCGGGCGGGCAGATGAAACTGGTCGAACTGGCCCGCGGGATGATGGCCGAGCCCGACCTGCTCCTGCTCGACGAACCCGTCGCCGGCGTCAATCCCGTGCTGGCCGACAAACTGGCCGGGTTCATCGAGGAACTCAACGAGGAGGGCATCACCTTCCTCATCATCGAACACGACATGAACTTCATCATGCGGCTGGCCGACCCGATTATCGTCCTCAATCAGGGGAGTGTCCTCGTCGAAGGGCCGCCCGAGGCGGTCCGGAGCGACGAGCGTGTCATCGACGCCTATCTGGGAGGGCCGTCGGAATGACCGACCCCATCCTCACCGTCGACGGCGTCGACAGCGGCTACGGTGAAGTGCAGGTGCTCGACGACCTCTCGCTGACACTCGGCGAGGGAGAGATCGCCTGCCTCGTCGGTCCGAACGGGGCCGGCAAGTCCACCGTCCTCAAGACGGTGTTCGGTATGCTGGAGCCCTGGACCGGCACGGTACGCCTTGGTGACCGCGAAATCGGCGGGATGGCGCCGGAAGATATCGTCCGTATCGGCGTCGGCTACGTCCCACAGACGGAGAACGTGTTCGGCTCGCTGACCATCGACGAGAACCTCCGGATGGGCGGGGTCGCCCGCGACGACGGCCTCGACGAGGTCGTGGCCGAACTGTACGACCGGTTCCC includes:
- a CDS encoding helix-turn-helix domain-containing protein; translated protein: MSNAQSQHGGLQLTLSIWHPDCWTLEVTDKTAAGLLAHGVYNTQNGSVKGLFTAYADSISDVEALIDATRDSSLTDSVLELRERHGATGTGSSPGNTTRELFVEYDPDNTISDSLLSRGFIHNDPVRVRHGREHWPVFFPDSRDEAESLLDEIREEQSADIEVTRITSAGGGNPKQLRRMDRLSDSQREAFELARQEDYYAWPRGISTRELASKLGVSKTTLLEHLRKAEAKLLDPDQ
- a CDS encoding proline racemase family protein, yielding MERTEFTTVDTHTGGEPTRIVLDGIEADTLTGATVRERRDRFAATADGVRKLLMQEPRGHADMFGAVPVPTDRADLGVFFMDTDGYLDMCGHGLIGVVTALVERGELPESPELTVETPAGLVDVTVEIADGVVRRVAFENVDSYVCETLTVEQDGVPVEARIVYAGNYFAVVDADSIGVTLDGDDATQCIEPALALRRAANDAAPEDPVTGARATVSAVELTASDDGDRSCVVFADGSVDRSPCGTGTCARLTLHHVDGDLAIGERVEVTGPVGSTFEGYISDTNVDDGVTVTNPVVSGTAHITGEHTFYRDDDDTLGSFTLS
- a CDS encoding ABC transporter substrate-binding protein, encoding MNDHDKRSIDRRSVIKAAASAGLVGLAGCSGGAPEDGDGGDGDGGDGESTDTSTDAGSETYTIGMVDSLSGSLSAFGQRNQRGKEIALDDVNSVGVGGGELAISQQDDQSTSQGGVSAAQTLVNQEEVPLLIGTVGSGVSTAIHESVVQNTDVVQISQNSTSPNLTNFPDLLRMPPAGKAQAEAISSLLDEDGNESAALAWINNDYGQSVGEAFIEAYDGEIVYNEPHDQGQSSYSSTISSMSDTDADAWVFITYQPEFATMSQEAFDLGVTDQAAWYGGDSVKGPKVLEAAPEGSLNGMKAVVPSVPQDAENYQAFVSEFQERFGEEPTSWSAYAYDAVVVSALAIEAADEFTGSALMDVVRDVTRPEGEEATSYEDAHEILANGGSPSDVDYTGVSGPIDLDENGDPVGLLQVFEVVDHAYESSGFIEG
- a CDS encoding branched-chain amino acid ABC transporter permease, yielding MSTLDIGAYSPREKGVVGLLGALGALLLIAVVTGFLAPAYLLYLVGLSAMYMLLSMGLNVQWGYGGMINFSVAAFFGLGAYGTALLTASGSPISGGVSPVIALFGGLALAAVLAVIIGYPTLKLRDDYLAIASLGLAEVVRIFILNESQWTAGSAGLTGIPLFFSDWPVLGDLTYPYVFYAGGTPVFNMSQSVITSFLNVVLVTVIVAAVYLFLRRIHQSPWGRVLRTIRTDEDLAETLGKNTFAFKMQAFVIGSLIMALAGVFYSHLVLFVSPQDLQPITTFYVWVAVILGGTGSDRGAMLGGFTIVAIQQGTRFLTDTGALPIGAAPLRLMLVGLLIIFIVRLRPEGILPPERELIWPDSLGGGRDE
- a CDS encoding proline dehydrogenase family protein, with product MIPPIANNFVAGETAPGALDHVASLNDDGVKGILNLLGEHYDERRPADEDADQYIELVKEIDRSGLDCAISVKPSQIGLDVGDDVFVENLERIVAAGDDHDVFVWVDMEDYTTTDVTLDAYERLVTEHEGGVGVCTQANLKRTPEDLERLAPLPGKVRLVKGAYSEPKKVSYKKKERVNDAYRDCLELMFEEFEGGIGVGSHDPAMIDYAKDLHDEYGTDYEVQMLMGVRDDEQRDLAAEGVPMWQYIPYGDKWFSYFYRRVRERKENALFAVRAVLS
- a CDS encoding ABC transporter ATP-binding protein; protein product: MSEQSLVSDGPILGKDDPVLRAEGLEKRFGGLVATDDASIEVERGTITGLIGPNGAGKSTLFNLVSGFYEPDAGSVSVNGVDVTGQKPHEIADQGMIRTFQTPRKPEGMTVREALLVGPHNQTGESIIPLFTSPSTVEQEERRSLEQAQEMLERFEIGDLATQPATDLSGGQMKLVELARGMMAEPDLLLLDEPVAGVNPVLADKLAGFIEELNEEGITFLIIEHDMNFIMRLADPIIVLNQGSVLVEGPPEAVRSDERVIDAYLGGPSE
- a CDS encoding branched-chain amino acid ABC transporter permease, whose product is MAQILQYLANGLVFSSIIILGSIGLSLVYSIADFANFAHGDTMTLGAYGAFVAFGVFGGLGGTVLGLPIGFFLSLAVGMALAAVVAVLTHILVYKPLDTDSIGLLITSIGVAFVYRAVLQATFGTDFLQYDISRSGPIPVLLDTLDVAVTQRDVAIIVSAAVLVIGLHLLLQRTTLGRKMRATADNPDLARVSGIRTDRVILVMWVVGSALAAAGGVFLALYSQLDPRIGFNILLVVFAAVILGGIGSVYGAMLGGLLIGMLHELTPLLGDVGLPVSNAYAPAVAFVIMVAVLLVRPRGIAGDMT
- a CDS encoding ABC transporter ATP-binding protein, whose protein sequence is MTDPILTVDGVDSGYGEVQVLDDLSLTLGEGEIACLVGPNGAGKSTVLKTVFGMLEPWTGTVRLGDREIGGMAPEDIVRIGVGYVPQTENVFGSLTIDENLRMGGVARDDGLDEVVAELYDRFPILDDKRTANAKTLSGGQRQVLAFARALVMEPDVLLIDEPSAGLAPNTAKEVFDDVETVNELGTSILMVEQNAREGLGISDRGFVLDQGTVKFEGEADSLLDDPEVSRLYLGGESRR
- a CDS encoding aldehyde dehydrogenase family protein yields the protein MSTDDSRRHYIDGEWTTGTGDETFTSQNPATGEALASFHRGTEADVDRALAAAEDAYDEWRSLSHIDRAEYLWDIYHELRDRHEELGEIVTMECGKEISEGLADVTESWHMVEWAAGNARHPHGDVVPSEIASKDAYMRRKPKGVVGCITPWNFPVAIPFWHLAVTLVEGNTVVWKPAEQTPWCAHIIAEMFEDSGIPDGVFNLVQGYGDAGNAIVEDDRVETVLFTGSAEVGHKIASKVGGEPGKIAACEMGGKNAVIVTEEADLDIAVHSAVMSSFKTTGQRCVSSERLIVHEDLYDEFKERFVDIAEDIAVGDPLEEDTFMGPLIEEDQVEKFKRYNDLAREEGANVLVDRADLGAEEIPDGHEEGHWVGPFVYEIDYDEDLRCINEEVFGPHVALLEYSGDFDEALEMHNSVDYGLAGAIISEDYRQINQFRDEAEIGLAYGNLPCIGAEVHLPFGGVKKSGNGLPSGREVIEAVTERTAWTLNNSKDIEMAQGLSADIITDE